One window of the Rosa rugosa chromosome 3, drRosRugo1.1, whole genome shotgun sequence genome contains the following:
- the LOC133738963 gene encoding serine/threonine protein phosphatase 2A 57 kDa regulatory subunit B' kappa isoform, with the protein MLKQFLSRLPRKAVKGDSGDRPESPRTSTPRSSSRTGPSGLSGGGTGTPRSNGNGGSSNNHNSNSNNISGQAQQRPSGPKRMSSAVFPASVVAGIEPLVPFKDVPGSEKMNLFVSKVSLCCVTFDFTDPTKNSIEKDVKRQTLLELVEFVSSASMKFSEPAILATCRMCAINLFRVFPPNYRSNSGGGENEDDEPTFDPAWPHLQIVYELLLKFVTSSCLDAKVAKKYIDHAFILRLLELFDSEDPRERDCLKTILHRIYGKFMVHRPFIRKSINNIFYKFLFETERHYGIAELLEIFGSIISGFALPLKEEHRIFLWRVLIPLHKPKNLGSYFQQLSYCVTQFIEKEPKLASVVIKGLLKYWPITSSQKEVMFLGELEEILEAVNMVEFQKVMVPLFCRIASCINSFHFQVSERALFFWNNDHIVNLIAHNRQVILPIILPALEKNANNHWNQAVLNLTLNVRKMFVEMDDQLFLSIHAQYMEEEAKQSSEAKKRKEAWERLENAASLQPVTGNTAVLVTPLATSIAC; encoded by the exons ATGCTGAAGCAATTCCTGAGCAGACTCCCCCGGAAAGCCGTTAAAGGCGACTCCGGCGACCGGCCCGAGTCGCCGCGCACCAGCACGCCCCGGTCCAGCTCCCGGACCGGCCCGTCGGGCCTGAGCGGCGGCGGGACGGGGACGCCTCGATCCAATGGTAATGGTGGTAGTAGTAATAATCATAATAGTAATAGTAATAACATTTCGGGCCAGGCCCAGCAGCGGCCCAGCGGCCCAAAACGCATGTCCTCGGCGGTGTTCCCGGCGAGcgtggtggccggaatcgagCCCTTGGTGCCCTTCAAGGACGTGCCGGGTTCCGAAAAGATGAACCTCTTCGTGAGCAAGGTGAGTCTTTGCTGTGTCACATTTGATTTCACAGACCCAACTAAGAATTCGATTGAGAAAGATGTGAAAAGACAGACATTGCTTGAACTTGTGGAATTTGTGTCATCTGCCTCCATGAAATTTAGTGAGCCTGCTATTCTGGCCACCTGTAGAATGTGTGCTATTAATTTGTTTAGAGTTTTCCCGCCTAATTATCGATCGAATTCGGGTGGTGGAGAGAATGAGGATGATGAGCCAACCTTTGATCCTGCCTGGCCACATTTGCAAATTGTGTATGAATTGCTGCTCAAGTTTGTTACTTCTTCGTGTTTGGATGCCAAAGTCGCAAAGAAGTATATAGACCATGCCTTTATTTTGAGATTGCTCGAGTTGTTTGATTCCGAGGACCCTCGGGAGAGGGACTGCTTGAAGACCATTCTGCATAGGATTTATGGCAAGTTCATGGTTCATAGGCCGTTTATTCGCAAGTCGATCAACAacatattttacaagtttttgttTGAGACTGAGAGACATTATGGGATTGCCGAGCTTCTGGAGATATTTGGGAGCATCATTAGTGGGTTTGCATTGCCGTTGAAAGAGGAGCACAGGATATTCTTGTGGAGGGTTTTGATTCCCCTGCATAAGCCAAAGAATCTGGGGTCTTATTTTCAGCAGTTGTCATACTGTGTCACGCAGTTTATAGAGAAGGAGCCGAAGTTGGCAAGTGTTGTTATAAAGGGTTTGTTGAAATACTGGCCGATAACAAGTAGTCAGAAAGAGGTGATGTTCTTGGGTGAGTTGGAAGAGATTTTGGAGGCAGTTAACATGGTGGAATTTCAAAAGGTTATGGTCCCCTTGTTCTGCCGGATCGCATCCTGCATTAACAGTTTCCACTTCCAG GTGTCTGAAAGAGCGCTCTTCTTTTGGAACAATGACCACATTGTCAACTTAATTGCACATAATCGTCAAGTCATTCTGCCCATCATTTTACCAGCCTTGGAGAAGAATGCCAATAACCACTGGAACCAAGCAGTACTCAACTTAACTCTTAATGTTAGAAAGATGTTTGTGGAGATGGATGATCAGCTCTTCCTCTCCATCCATGCCCAATATATGGAAGAAGAAGCAAAGCAAAGCTCGGAAGCTAAGAAGCGGAAGGAAGCATGGGAACGGTTAGAGAATGCAGCTAGTCTCCAGCCGGTAACTGGAAATACTGCTGTTTTGGTAACTCCTCTGGCAACTTCAATTGCCTGCTGA
- the LOC133739341 gene encoding LOW QUALITY PROTEIN: cyclin-A2-2-like (The sequence of the model RefSeq protein was modified relative to this genomic sequence to represent the inferred CDS: deleted 1 base in 1 codon): MKNKENTRHAARVEEPTVRITRARAKAFATSAAEGLCLASSSKSLLKQGQGQKRALPANSKHGGAPASLVSTIGLQHKRRAVLKDVTNSNVDWTDDASQLQPGKQARRGPAKKVKVASNPSVAEHFPMAQDDIKTKLAEELSKIRVAEPPEKLQVKEELLPQSMCHALRQHGGADLIQHSIKSAQLQRPQKKEEYMVCERLGSSNDLDIVDIDANLKDPLACSLYAPDIYSNIRLTEIERRPSTNYMETLQQDITPSMRGILIDWLVEVSEEYKLVPDTLYLTVNLIDRFLSQNFVEKQRLQLLGVTCMLIASKYEEIVAPRVEEFCLITDNTYSREEVLEMESEVLNFLHFQLSVPTTKTFLRRFVQAAQASYKVPCVELEFLANYLAELTIVEYGFLKFLPSVIAASAVFLARWTLNQSDHPWNPTLEHYTSYKTSELHTSVIALEDLQLNTKGCCLNAIREKYRHQKFKSVATLISAQRLVHSSEDQQFADYSLRPEESKQYI, translated from the exons ATGAAGAATAAGGAAAATACAAGGCATGCTGCCAGAGTTGAAGAGCCTACTGTTCGAATCACAAGAGCACGGGCTAAAGCCTTTGCCACATCAGCAGCAGAGGGCCTCTGCCTTGCCTCCTCCTCAAAATCTCTTCTTAAACAAGGCCAAGGCCAGAAACGAGCTCTTCCAGCAAATTCCAAACACGGGGGGGCACCAGCTTCTCTAGTTTCCACCATCGGCTTGCAGCACAAAAGAAGGGCAGTGCTTAAAGATGTAACGAATTCAAATGTCGACTGGACTGATGATGCATCTCAACTTCAG CCTGGCAAGCAGGCGAGAAGAGGGCCTGCAAAGAAGGTGAAGGTAGCCTCAAATCCAAGTGTTGCTGAACATTTTCCAATGGCACAGGATGACATAAAAACAAAGTTAGCTGAGGAATTATCCAAAATAAGGGTGGCTGAACCACCAGAAAAGTTGCAAGTGAAAGAAGAGCTATTACCCCAGAGCATGTGTCATGCCTTGAGACAACATGGAGGAGCAGACCTAATACAGCATTCCATTAAATCTGCTCAACTTCAGAGGCCTCAAAAGAAAG AAGAATATATGGTCTGCGAGAGATTGGGATCCTCAAATGACTTGGACATCGTGGACATTGACGCAAACTTAAAAGATCCTCTAGCATGCAGCTTGTATGCCCCTGATATATACAGTAATATACGGCTTACAGAG ATAGAGCGAAGACCATCAACTAATTATATGGAAACCTTGCAGCAAGATATCACTCCAAGCATGCGAGGAATTTTGATTGATTGGCTTGTGGAG GTTTCTGAAGAATATAAGCTGGTTCCTGATACACTTTACCTCACTGTGAATCTCATTGATCGCTTTCTCTCACAGAACTTTGTTGAAAAGCAAAGGCTCCAGCTGCTTGGAGTCACTTGCATGTTAATTGCCTC GAAGTATGAAGAAATTGTTGCACCACGAGTGGAAGAATTTTGTCTCATCACGGACAATACTTACTCAAGAGAAGAG GTATTAGAAATGGAGAGTGAAGTACTAAATTTCTTGCACTTCCAGTTATCTGTTCCAACCACGAAAACATTTCTTAG GAGGTTTGTTCAAGCGGCACAAGCTTCTTATAAG GTTCCTTGTGTTGAACTGGAGTTCTTGGCAAATTATTTAGCAGAGTTAACTATTGTTGAATATGGCTTCTTGAAGTTCCTACCTTCCGTCATCGCTGCCTCTGCTGTGTTCCTTGCCAGATGGACACTTAATCAGTCAGACCATCCATGG AACCCGACTTTAGAACACTATACCTCTTACAAAACATCAGAGCTCCACACTTCAGTTATTGCACTTGAAGATTTGCAATTGAACACCAAAGGCTGTTGCCTAAATGCTATACGTGAGAAGTATAGACACCAGAAG TTCAAATCCGTGGCTACTTTGATCTCTGCACAA AGGTTGGTTCACTCTTCTGAAGATCAACAATTTGCTGACTATTCTTTAAGGCCTGAGGAATCGAAGCAGTATATTTAA
- the LOC133738150 gene encoding photosynthetic NDH subunit of subcomplex B 3, chloroplastic, giving the protein MAMAACMYFANATSFGPVRFSGAGNYQKPTNFLARRKSVSCAGSSPEIELEFIAPKQANDGSYAVEKATAISGEKLLRSIMSDNKIQLYATYGKLMNCGGVGSCGTCIVEIIDGKDLLNERTNTELKYLKKKPESWRLACQTIVGNKENSGKVLVQRIPQWKK; this is encoded by the exons ATGGCGATGGCGGCTTGCATGTACTTCGCTAACGCCACGTCGTTCGGGCCAGTCCGATTCTCCGGCGCCGGAAATTACCAGAAGCCAACCAATTTTCTTGCCAGAAGGAAGTCGGTCTCCTGCGCGGGAAGTTCGCCGGAAATCGAGCTCGAATTCATAGCG CCGAAGCAGGCGAACGACGGGTCGTATGCGGTGGAGAAGGCGACGGCGATTAGTGGGGAGAAGCTCCTGAGGAGCATAATGTCGGATAACAAGATCCAGCTTTACGCCACGTAT GGGAAGCTGATGAACTGTGGAGGTGTAGGAAGCTGTGGGACTTGCATTGTAGAG ATTATTGATGGGAAGGATCTTTTGAATGAAAGAACGAATACTGAACTCAAATATTTGAAAAAG AAACCTGAATCTTGGAGACTAGCTTGCCAAACTATAGTGGGAAATAAAGAAAATTCTGGGAAG GTTCTTGTTCAGAGGATTCCCCAGTGGAAAAAGTAA
- the LOC133738149 gene encoding pentatricopeptide repeat-containing protein At5g11310, mitochondrial — protein MPSQKPRHFLSLALLIFFKPNPNPNFNFRILSLRSFSDQSWLSVPGNPLIQWPSLSPPPSLPSPSPNPNFDPKFSQNDLSAIANLLADPPGPSLRTALDRAGIDPSPSLLQAVFDHFDSSPKLLHTLFVWAEKQPGFRCSATLFTSMVNVLAKARDFESAWSMILDRIGGHKEPGLVSVDAFVIMIRRYARAGQPQSAIRAFEFASTLESFLNSESEMSLFGILLDSLCKEGLVRVASEYFDGKRKLHRDWIPSVRVYNILLNGWFRARKLKKAERLWVEMKRDGVKPSVVTYGTLVEGYCRMRRPEISMELVGEMRREGIEPNAIVFNPIIDALGEAGRFKEAWGMMERFSVLESGPTISTYNSLVKGYCKAGNLVEASRIIKMMISRGIVPTPTTYNYFFRFFSKSGKIEEGMNLYTKMIESGYTPDRLTFHLLLKMLCEEGRLDLAVQVSKEMRTRGCDMDLATSTMLIHLLCKMNKFKEALSEFEDMICRGLVPQYLTFQNMYDELRKQGMTEMARKLCALMSSVPHSTKLPNTYVKDRDESHARRKSIIQKAEAMSNVLKTCSDPRELVKHRSSPETVESRANQLIENIKTKANIK, from the exons ATGCCCTCACAGAAACCCCGCCATTTTCTCTCTCTGGccctcctcatcttcttcaagccaaaccctaaccctaacttTAACTTTCGTATTCTCTCTCTTCGATCCTTCTCCGACCAATCATGGCTGTCCGTACCCGGAAACCCCCTAATCCAGTGGCCCTCGCTCTCACCGCCTCCATCTCTCCCTTCCCCTTCCCCTAACCCTAATTTTGACCCCAAATTTTCACAAAATGACTTGTCCGCAATCGCTAACCTGCTCGCCGACCCACCCGGTCCATCGCTTCGGACCGCATTGGACCGGGCCGGAATTGACCCGAGTCCGAGTCTGCTACAGGCTGTGTTCGACCACTTTGATTCGTCTCCCAAATTGCTGCACACGCTGTTTGTTTGGGCTGAGAAGCAGCCCGGGTTTCGATGCTCTGCGACGCTCTTCACCTCCATGGTCAATGTGCTTGCCAAGGCTAGGGACTTTGAGTCTGCGTGGTCTATGATTCTTGATCGAATCGGCGGACATAAGGAGCCTGGGTTGGTTTCTGTAGATGCATTTGTCATCATGATCAGACGGTATGCTCGTGCAG GTCAACCCCAATCAGCAATTCGTGCTTTTGAATTTGCAAGTACCTTAGAGTCATTTCTCAATTCTGAATCAGAAATGAGTTTGTTTGGAATCTTACTGGATTCCCTTTGTAAGGAGGGTCTTGTGAGGGTGGCCTCGGAATATTTTGATGGGAAAAGAAAGTTGCATCGAGATTGGATTCCATCGGTTCGGGTTTATAATATACTGTTGAATGGATGGTTTCGAGCGAGGAAGCTGAAGAAGGCAGAGCGGCTTTGGGTAGAGATGAAGAGAGACGGCGTGAAACCTAGTGTCGTGACATATGGTACACTTGTAGAAGGATACTGTCGGATGCGTCGTCCTGAAATCTCAATGGAGTTGGTGGGTGAGATGAGGAGGGAAGGAATTGAACCAAATGCGATTGTGTTTAATCCAATAATTGATGCTTTGGGGGAAGCCGGGAGGTTCAAGGAAGCGTGGGGGATGATGGAGCGGTTTTCAGTTCTGGAATCAGGCCCCACTATTTCGACGTACAATTCTCTGGTAAAGGGCTATTGCAAGGCCGGAAATCTTGTAGAAGCTAGTAGGATTATTAAGATGATGATAAGCAGGGGTATTGTACCAACTCCAACAACCTATAACTATTTCTTTAGGTTCTTTTCAAAGTCTGGGAAAATTGAGGAAGGAATGAACCTTTATACCAAAATGATTGAATCTGGGTATACCCCAGATCGTCTTACTTTCCATCTTCTGTTGAAGATGTTATGTGAAGAGGGAAGATTGGATTTGGCTGTTCAAGTTAGCAAGGAAATGAGAACTAGGGGATGTGATATGGATTTAGCCACGAGTACCATGTTGATTCATTTGCTCTGCAAGATGAATAAATTTAAAGAAGCTTTGTCAGAGTTTGAGGACATGATATGCAGGGGTTTAGTTCCGCAGTATCTAACTTTTCAGAACATGTATGATGAACTAAGGAAACAAGGAATGACTGAAATGGCACGAAAGCTGTGCGCCCTGATGTCTTCTGTTCCTCATTCAACAAAGTTGCCGAATACATATGTCAAAGATAGAGATGAATCTCATGCAAGGAGAAAATCTATAATTCAGAAGGCTGAAGCAATGTCTAATGTGTTGAAAACTTGTTCAGATCCAAGAGAACTTGTTAAGCACAGAAGTTCGCCGGAGACTGTTGAATCAAGAGCAAACCAGTTAATAGAGAATATTAAGACAAAAGCTAACATTAAATGA
- the LOC133740539 gene encoding protein TIFY 8 isoform X2, whose protein sequence is MAVLKMALPSNNASTQKQQKLKQEEEDQLVKPMFHDFLGMKPSTDSPVVLGPKGSDSRLTEASPSASASLGGSSGGGRGPISTTSDLGSERQAGNHLEGVPYYGPRSDISGPEISNRILGSKRSNSDSTFMGSSRDGIPHMGPDSLESSHLMKMFRNGTGGERPRRSIDDEAVFATQPMRPTSANLIFQTPHGGRVDNNISKWERSTPMNLGGAVQYPPRGGHFAPFVHQLPSNRFRDANAGANNISQLAADEGSRTGIKGPGILSAINASSGASDRNSSVVLPSGSRQKSGTNTLEPEPLTPSRHGFASANQQMTIFYGGQAHVFDDVYPNKVFLSYSFILVKRMPPFIFIYGG, encoded by the exons ATGGCCGTACTGAAAATGGCTCTGCCCAGCAACAATGCCAGTACCCAAAAGCAGCAGAAGCTGaagcaggaagaagaagaccaatTAGTGAAGCCAATGTTTCATGACTTTCTGGGTATGAAGCCTTCTACTGATTCCCCTGTTGTTTTGGGCCCAAAAGGATCCGATTCCAGGCTCACTGAGGCATctccctccgcttctgcttcaCTTGGGGGATCCTCCGGCGGTGGCCGTGggcccatctccaccacctctgATCTGGGTTCCG AAAGACAAGCTGGAAATCATCTCGAGGGGGTTCCATATTATGGTCCAAGAAGCGATATTTCTGGGCCTGAGATAAGTAACAGGATACTAGGCAGTAAGAGAAGTAATTCAGACTCTACTTTTATGGGTTCGTCCAGAGATGGGATCCCTCATATGGGTCCCGACTCCCTTGAGAGCTCACATTTGATGAAG ATGTTTCGAAATGGAACTGGGGGAGAGCGACCTAGAAGGTCCATTGACGATGAAGCAGTCTTTGCTACCCAGCCAATGAGGCCAACTTCTGCTAATCTCATATTTCAGACTCCACATGGTGGTAGAGTTGATAACAATATTTCCAAGTGGGAACGATCTACTCCCATGAATTTGGGTGGTGCAGTGCAATACCCTCCACGAGGAGGTCATTTTGCACCCTTTGTTCATCAATTGCCTTCTAACAGATTTAGGGATGCAAATGCTGGTGCAAATAATATATCTCAATTAGCCGCTGATGAGGGGTCTAGAACTGGAATTAAAGGGCCAGGGATTTTGAGTGCCATCAATGCTAGCAGTGGTGCTTCTGATAGAAACTCATCTGTGGTGCTGCCTAGCGGCAGTAGGCAGAAATCTGGGACTAATACTTTAGAGCCAGAACCTTTGACTCCAAG TCGGCATGGATTTGCATCTGCGAACCAGCAGATGACCATATTTTATGGCGGTCAAGCTCATGTTTTCGATGATGTCTACCCAAACAAGGTTTTTCTCTCTTACTCTTTTATTCTAGTAAAGAGAATGCCcccttttattttcatttatggCGGTTAA
- the LOC133740539 gene encoding protein TIFY 8 isoform X1 gives MAVLKMALPSNNASTQKQQKLKQEEEDQLVKPMFHDFLGMKPSTDSPVVLGPKGSDSRLTEASPSASASLGGSSGGGRGPISTTSDLGSERQAGNHLEGVPYYGPRSDISGPEISNRILGSKRSNSDSTFMGSSRDGIPHMGPDSLESSHLMKMFRNGTGGERPRRSIDDEAVFATQPMRPTSANLIFQTPHGGRVDNNISKWERSTPMNLGGAVQYPPRGGHFAPFVHQLPSNRFRDANAGANNISQLAADEGSRTGIKGPGILSAINASSGASDRNSSVVLPSGSRQKSGTNTLEPEPLTPSRHGFASANQQMTIFYGGQAHVFDDVYPNKADVIMALAGSNGGSWSTTYSLKPTVKPGSESHMPSGEVETGTASNVGLVREYRGRLSIPGNSSPGVGFADRILTAAGGHQGSNLAKDTRNPVQATEPGSKEKIEL, from the exons ATGGCCGTACTGAAAATGGCTCTGCCCAGCAACAATGCCAGTACCCAAAAGCAGCAGAAGCTGaagcaggaagaagaagaccaatTAGTGAAGCCAATGTTTCATGACTTTCTGGGTATGAAGCCTTCTACTGATTCCCCTGTTGTTTTGGGCCCAAAAGGATCCGATTCCAGGCTCACTGAGGCATctccctccgcttctgcttcaCTTGGGGGATCCTCCGGCGGTGGCCGTGggcccatctccaccacctctgATCTGGGTTCCG AAAGACAAGCTGGAAATCATCTCGAGGGGGTTCCATATTATGGTCCAAGAAGCGATATTTCTGGGCCTGAGATAAGTAACAGGATACTAGGCAGTAAGAGAAGTAATTCAGACTCTACTTTTATGGGTTCGTCCAGAGATGGGATCCCTCATATGGGTCCCGACTCCCTTGAGAGCTCACATTTGATGAAG ATGTTTCGAAATGGAACTGGGGGAGAGCGACCTAGAAGGTCCATTGACGATGAAGCAGTCTTTGCTACCCAGCCAATGAGGCCAACTTCTGCTAATCTCATATTTCAGACTCCACATGGTGGTAGAGTTGATAACAATATTTCCAAGTGGGAACGATCTACTCCCATGAATTTGGGTGGTGCAGTGCAATACCCTCCACGAGGAGGTCATTTTGCACCCTTTGTTCATCAATTGCCTTCTAACAGATTTAGGGATGCAAATGCTGGTGCAAATAATATATCTCAATTAGCCGCTGATGAGGGGTCTAGAACTGGAATTAAAGGGCCAGGGATTTTGAGTGCCATCAATGCTAGCAGTGGTGCTTCTGATAGAAACTCATCTGTGGTGCTGCCTAGCGGCAGTAGGCAGAAATCTGGGACTAATACTTTAGAGCCAGAACCTTTGACTCCAAG TCGGCATGGATTTGCATCTGCGAACCAGCAGATGACCATATTTTATGGCGGTCAAGCTCATGTTTTCGATGATGTCTACCCAAACAAG GCAGATGTCATAATGGCCTTAGCTGGATCAAACGGAGGATCTTGGTCAACAACCTACTCACTAAAACCTACTGTGAAGCCGGGTAGTGAAAGTCACATGCCTAGTGGAGAGGTTGAAACTGGTACAGCAAGTAATGTAGGGTTGGTACGAGAATACCGTGGGAGGCTATCTATTCCTGGAAATTCAAGTCCTGGAGTGGGGTTTGCTGATCGGATATTGACAGCCGCAG GTGGCCATCAGGGCAGCAATTTAGCCAAAGATacaagaaacccagttcaagCTACAGAGCCTGGTTCTAAAGAGAAAATTGAACTGTGA
- the LOC133739915 gene encoding gibberellin 3-beta-dioxygenase 1-like has translation MGALSDSSRNHIIPLDFASVQTVPESHVWSESDDEYRCPPGVRSGTADPCLSVPVIDLWDPNAPELIFEACEKWGVFQLTGHGIPAKLMEEVESKTQRLFSLPVDQKLKVLRSPGGGTGYGRAVISPFFPKHMWHEGFTIRGPAADHAKQLWPHDFEEFCETMDDYQKQMKALIEQLIHIILKCLNINPQQLNWLKSHCSGHETSTTPGTALQLNSYPPCPNPNRTMGLAQHTDTSLITILQAQTSGLQIFRDDVGWISVQPVCGALTVNIGDFLHVLSNGRIVSVLHRVLVNPVQRFSVAYFYAPPSDFVVSPLLSKALGDSGQGTVALFRTVTAKEFIDMKGKHLDRALSLIKT, from the exons ATGGGTGCTCTATCAGACTCCTCCAGAAATCACATCATCCCCCTTGACTTCGCTTCAGTCCAAACAGTGCCTGAATCCCATGTATGGTCGGAATCCGATGATGAATACCGGTGTCCTCCCGGCGTCCGCTCCGGTACAGCTGACCCATGTTTATCCGTACCCGTCATCGATCTCTGGGATCCGAATGCCCCGGAGCTCATTTTCGAGGCATGTGAGAAATGGGGTGTTTTTCAGTTGACGGGTCATGGCATTCCGGCAAAGCTTATGGAGGAGGTGGAGTCTAAGACTCAAAGGTTATTTTCTCTCCCCGTTGACCAGAAATTGAAGGTCTTAAGATCCCCGGGTGGCGGCACCGGATACGGCCGGGCTGTGATCTCGCCGTTCTTCCCGAAGCATATGTGGCACGAGGGGTTTACTATCAGGGGTCCTGCAGCAGATCATGCCAAGCAGCTTTGGCCCCATGATTTTGAAGAGTTTTG TGAGACAATGGATGATTATCAGAAGCAAATGAAGGCACTAATCGAGCAACTAATCCACATAATCTTGAAATGCTTGAACATTAATCCCCAACAATTGAATTGGCTTAAGAGTCACTGCTCTGGTCACGAAACTAGTACTACTCCCGGCACTGCTTTGCAGCTAAATTCTTACCCTCCCTGCCCCAACCCTAACCGAACCATGGGTCTAGCACAACATACGGACACTTCGCTCATAACCATACTCCAAGCTCAGACCAGCGGCCTTCAAATCTTCCGAGACGATGTGGGATGGATATCGGTGCAACCCGTATGCGGTGCACTCACCGTTAATATTGGTGACTTCCTCCACGTTCTATCCAACGGCCGAATTGTTAGCGTTCTTCATCGTGTGCTGGTGAACCCGGTCCAACGATTCTCAGTGGCCTACTTCTATGCTCCGCCTTCAGATTTTGTTGTCTCGCCTCTTCTCTCCAAGGCTTTGGGTGATTCGGGACAAGGCACCGTTGCACTGTTTCGCACTGTTACTGCCAAGGAGTTTATTGATATGAAGGGCAAGCATCTTGACCGAGCTCTTTCCTTGATTAAAACTTAA